Part of the Hemiscyllium ocellatum isolate sHemOce1 chromosome 30, sHemOce1.pat.X.cur, whole genome shotgun sequence genome is shown below.
CAAGCAAAATATTCCTGGGACATTTTTAAAACTGGTTAGTTTTACACGAGCTATCTTAGAAGCAATGTAaggaacaccacacactgtcattAGGATTGATGAAATTAGCCATCCCCACAAATGTGAAGGAAGAATGCAGGCAATCTATTTAAGAGACCCACTGCTCAGAATTCTCTGTCAGTTATACCATACCTCAATGCTTTTGCAGGTCTCTTCCAACTGGTCGACAATGACTTGGACTCTGTCATTGCCAGCCATGAGCATGGCAATTCGATCAGTCAGTTCTGTCTATGGAAGCACAGAAGAACAGACACGTAAGAAGAACTgacagctttaaaaaaaattgctattgTGTAACAAGTAGAGTAGTGTTTGAAACTGGAAATCAATTCGATTCTTAGAGTGTTTCTGCAAATGGTAAAAGCTGGTCAGGTTTCACTACACCTTAGGAGTACCAATATGGGTCCCAAAGCAGAAAGCATCAGGTACTTGTTTAGAAGGTGTGAATATAGCcacttagagtcatggaggtgtgcagcacggaaagagaccctttgttccaacacgtccatgccaaccagatatcctaacctttTAGCTTTGACcaaaggtcagttagactcaaaacgtcagcacttttctctccttacagatgctgtcagacctgctgagattttccagcattttctcttttggtttcaaattccagcatccctagtaatttgcttttatcctaacctaatctagtctcatttgccagcatttggcccataaacccttcctattcatatacccatccagatgccttttaaatgctgtatttgtaccagcctccaccacttcctctggcagctcattccttccaACTCAAAAAAAGTTAACAATAACTATCGATGACATACTAACTCACGATGGCCATGATTCAGTGAGTAGCAGACTGATCCCCTGAGTTACAGGTTCCAACTCTGTTCTAGGCAACTGAGCAAATAAAATCTATTctgacattccagtgcagtactaaCAGAGTGCTGCATAGTCAGAGGTGCTGTCCCCCAGATGTGGCTGAAGTCCTGCCATTGTCTCAAGCAGTCCAGTGATAAAGAACAGCAGAGTAGTTGGCCTCAATGTTCTTGGTTACTATTGGTCAATCTACATGAACAAAAACATTATTTGGTCTTTATCATATGTTTGTTTCTGAGAACTTACTAATGAGTAAGTTGTTGTATTTCCTGTGatacaacagtgactgcacttgatAATTATGGACTTTTTGGAACACACATTGGGATATTCTGACGTTATGAAAGCTGCCATAGAAATGCAAGTGACTGTACAAGTCCTTCCTGACCCAGGGATTCAGAGCAATTAAAGGACAGACAAGTTGGGGCAAAAATAATACCAATCCTGTTCATAATAAAATTTAACAAGAaacttttttctctttatttcagaTAGTAAGATGCCTCTTGCTTATAGAAGTAATGTACAGTCTGAATAACTAAATGATAAGTTAGCATTTTGAAAATTTTATGGCATAGGATTTTGACAATTGTGCTACATTCCTGAACTGAGCCCAGAAGTGAAATCAACAGACAATTCCTCTTTGTAGGACAGATGAAGTTTATCCCCCAGAAGAAAAAAACAGTAACTATGGTGATGGAGACATTCTGGTCTAACCCATTCCTGTATACTTCAATGTAGAGGACTGGTGCAGCCAGTACATTCATTTCAAAGTATGGCTGGCTTTTTATTTGCACCCCGCCCCACGCATATATTGCAACTTTCCATTCTAAATCTGTCAGTGAATTAGCTGTTATGCCCCCCAGCGTGGGATGGTAGGAATACAGTTTGCTCACAGGCCAGGTCTGAGTTAGCTGAACTCAGCCACATGGTGGCAATACCAGTTGGTTTGTCTGCCCTACAGTTCAGGAGAGGGAAAATCAGACAAGTGTTCCTTCTCCTGAATATGATCTTTGAGTCCAGCTGGAAATTGGGTGTGTTTGGACAAGGTTGAATGCTTCTACAGTGACCCTCAAACAAAAATAACTCTCTACCAGCATTTTGTCAGTCTTACAGAGGAAGTGTAGAGTCAGACAGCTGATCATATCTGCTACCCACAatgtagagagtgtggtgctggaaaagcacagcaggtcaggcagcatctgaggagcaggagaattgacatttcaggcataagcccttcatcaggaatgaggcttgtgggccagaggggctgaaagataaatgggaggggggtgggattgGGGGGAACGTacctgagaatgcgataggtaggtgtaggtgggagaaggtgataggttggagaggaggatggagcagatagatgggaaaggtaatggacaggtcaggagggtggtgccgagttggaggcttggaactgggataaggtgggggaggggaaatgacaaaactggtgaaatccacattgatgctgtgtggttgcagggtcccaaggttgAATAtaaggagttcttcctccaggcatcaggtgttGAGGGTTTTGCGAtagaggaggcctaggacctgcatgtccttggcagagatggagggggagttggagtgttcagccacaggatggtggagttggttgatgcgggtgtcccagagatgttctttgaaacgatctgcaagttggtgtcctgtctccctgatatagagACCACTTAGGGTGCAACAGATACATAGGTGACATTGGTGAACGTACAGGTAAATTTTGTTGGATgaggaaggatcctttggggccttggatggaggtcggggggaggtgtgggtgcaagttttgcacttcctgcagtggcagggaaaggtgccgaaAGTGGGGTGAGGGCGGGTGAGAGGCATGGATCTGACGAGAGAGTCGCtgggggaatggtctctccagaaagCTGATAGGgacagggagggaaatatatctctggtgatagGCTCTGTTTGTGGATGACGGAAGTGACGGATGATGCGATGTGTATGGAGGTTAGTGGGATGGAAGGtaaggaccaggggggttctgtccttgttgtggttggaggggtggggttcaagggcggaggttcAGGAAGTGGGGGAGATGCGCAGGAGAGCATCAttgaccatgtgggaagggaaattgttatcttggaagaaggaggccatctgggatttccAACGGTGGAAtttttgtttcagagaacattcctctcatttcagagaacatctctgggagacCCGTACCAACCAAATACCACCGCCCTgttgctgaacatttcaactccccctcccactctgccaaagacacgcagatcctgggcctcctccatcgccaaacccttaccatccgacacctggaggaagaatgcctcatatcccgccttgggactctgcaatcacacaggatcaatgtcattttcaccagtttcctcatttcaaccaccatccccccacattatcccagtctcaaacctccaactcagcaccgcccttttgacctgtccatcacctttcccatctatctcccaccttcatcaacctattgcattctcagctaccttaccctcaaccccacccccctcccatttttaTCTCAGCCTCCCGGCCCACTGATGGAAGGGCTTATCCCTgaaacgtcgatactcctgctcctcggatgctgcctgacctgctgtgtttttccagcaccacactcatgactctgatatccaccatctgcagtccttactttctcctactcACAATGCAGCTATGAATAACACTTTCATCCAATTTAAGGAGACCAACGCATGGTTTAAAAAGCACAATGCAACTTAAATTTCTCCAAGTGAGCAGACAGACAAGCTGAAATGTGGGAAACCATAGCTCAGAAGAATTCCCTCCTCCTTCCCTCCACCCAAGGCCAGCTGTCACACTGCAACACTCTTGTGCTAAAATTAGCCAGAGCGTCAAGAGGGTTTACGCACAAGGTTATGTTAACCCCTCATTGCCCAGGCATTTTTAATTGCTGCTTTATTCTTGTCGATCATAACAGGTTTATAGGATATTTGTATGTCATTGAACCAAAAGCTCCAGACAGGTTTCCTGTCATGTTGTATTACATTCCTCAATTTTTCCTAAATTCCCTTCTCTTTGCTGTCATGTTACAGATTCATAACGACATAGAATGAGGTCACTTGGCTCCTCAGGTATATGCTTTTACATCATTTTATTCCAATAGTTGGTGATCAGAGTTAAATGTCTGGTCTAACGAAAGCTCTATGCATGTTTTAAGATTATATCTCTGTATTGGACTACCATAAAAATGAATCCAAGTGCTTTGATTGTACTTTTTAAAGGAATAGTTCATGTGCCATGTCAGTTTTAATAATTTTCAAAGATTTGACACACGTCTGCCCCTCCTTTCTCTTCCTAAACTATTCCTCACCTTTTGCTGTTGAAATACATTCTGTAGAGGGGCCACCTCACAGTCCTTGTGAGCTCCAAAGACCTTGCACATTGAGCAGGTGGGAACTTGGCAAGAGATGCAGTAAATgttgatcttttcatcttcatgcTCTTCACACATGGGCTGGTTACCTTTCTTCAAGGGTTTGCTGTATGTCAACGGAATAGATATATGTTCATCAGTATGTTGTTAATCATAAGGAAGTATTGCAGGAGTGATGTGAATTACACAGAGAGTTTGCAGctcagaaacaggctctttgccCTTTCTAGCTGATGGTGGTGTTTATTTTCCGCATGAGCCTTTTCTCACCCCTATTAATTTCAACCAATGACAGTAACCTAATACTTCCTCTCTCTTGTCCTTATCTATCGTATCTTTAAATgtatcaaaacagaaattgctggtgacaCACAGCAGATCTGTAGGCAGTAAAAAGACAAGTATCTGCACCAAAAAATGTTCTATTTCTAACAGATGTTGATGAatttattgtgcttttccagaatttgctatttgcatttcagatttccaatactCAGGACTATTTGTCTTCAATCCCCCCAGAGTGATTGTGCCTTTTTTTTGGTCATATAAACTGACACTATTTTGGTACCTGTGCACACTGCAGCTAGCAAATGCATGATACGTTTGACATAATTAATACAAGATAGAGGAATAGACATTAGTACCACGATTGAAAAGCGTATGTTTTTGAGGAGTTATTGATAAATATGGGTGGACATGTTCAGGGGCTGTGGGGGAGAAAGGAAGCTTGAAGACAGCAGGATTAAGAAGTAAGCATCTGCACCAAGTGAGACGTATGTAATGTGATATAGAGGGCAGGTGGGGATGTGGTGGGGAAAGCACAATAACCAGCGGACCCAGATTGGAAAAGCAGTACGAGGTTTGGATACAAGACTGGGAGAAGTTGCAGAGTTTTAAAAACTTATTCCCAGACAGTTGGCATTGCTGGAAAGATTGTCCTTTGTTATCCATCCTCTATTTGGTCTTAAAAAGGTGATGGTAATCATCATCTTTAACAGCTGTAGTCTGTGATGAAAGTCCTCTCACAGTACTGTTCTATGACTTTGATTCACTGATGATTAAGGAATTGTGATATTTGTCCAAGTCACAGTAAAATGGACTCAGGGCTCTTGCAGGCGATGGTATTTCCATgttgctgctgcctttgtccttctggtGATGGGTTACTGAAATGAAAGTTCTATCTTGATTATGCCAACTCTTCCCTAACACTGGTGACAAAGGCCAATCATTGGATGGTATTTAAAAAACGgtcataattctttaaaattatttattctGGCTGCAGCTACATTTCAGAGCTGCTCATTGTTCATAAAGTTAAATCactcatcattagatttttaaaaatgctatttGCTTTATGTCATAACATTCTGATATTTTTATGTAGCTCATTTCGTTAATGGCCAGGCATTTTTTTAAAGGCACAGCTCAGCAAAGTTGGGTAGTTACTGACCAACTATTTTTAAACATTGAGGAACAGCTGGGCTAAATAAAATTTGTGTCATCGTTACCACTTGAAACCTTGCCCAGATGACCTTGAGAATATGAATACAGTGGGAAGTCACTGTATCTTAACATGGGGAGTGAAAAGAAAATTCTTTAGATATTGTATGATCTAATTTTCATCTGAATTATAACCCTCTGGTTAATGACCTGCTTCTTTTCCACCAGTAGAATATGAAATTGAAAAATAACTTTCCTTTATTCTATATCTTATCCCACCCTCAGGCATTTCCCCAGTGATTGAGATACAATTCATTGCTTTTGAACACAGGTCACTGTTGGTCCACAGGCTAATTAATTTAGTGCACCCTTTACAGACTCAAAAAATATTTCAATTTGAAGATGACATTTTATATAGCTGCAAATTTACTTTATCCTAATCTACACTCAAAAAATTGAGAAAAGCTTGAAGATCTTAATCTATGAAATCAGCATCTATCACACATTAAAAATCTTACTTCTGCTCCACATATTGTGAACGTTTTCTATTCCTACACTCAGGTTTATAATGCTTATTAAAATTTGAGCATGCCTGTATTAAAATTTGTCACATTGTAATTACACCCTCCTACCAGTGAAGGCACTGTAATATTACCCCAAATTGAAGTATGTTGTGACAAAGAATTTTACAGTTCAGAAATCCATGTTGGCATTTACACTCCATGCAGGCTTTCTCCCACCTAGTTTATTCTCACCATGTCAACAGATCTTTTTATTAATTTCTTCCTCTTGTGTTTATCTAGCTTCCTCTTAGAACCATCTATAATAATCATCTTCAGCCACTCTATATGGTAGCAAGTTTCACTGAATAAAGAAACTGTTCCTGCATTCTTTATCAGTTTGATTAATTATGCCTTATTTTTATAACCCTCTTAGTTTTGGATTCCTTTACAGATGGAAACATCTCAATATCTGCTCCATCTAGCGCCTTCATAATCTTCAATGTGAGTTGTTCACATGGGCAAGTTCCGTTATAAAAAGAAACGTATGACTTTGTAACAGAACTGCAAAAATAAACACAATATATAACAAACTAGGCTGGCATTACATCTTTGGACTCAGTCTAATTGTCCCTAAACATTATCCCCTCTTCAACTGAAGATTACAAGGTTTGGACTCTtgacatgttcacatgacacaaTGCAGTAAATTCCAGCAAACACCTCCAGGAGGCATCTTTGCGACCATTGCATGAGATGTGTTATAATAATCATCTTCCCCGCCCAGCAATGGGTTTccatctttccccctctcactcagcTGTATCTCTGACCCCTGCCTCTAATAACAAACTTGATGCAGAAGGAGAAATGGTTCCCCAGGCTAACCTGATGCCCTCCTCCTTGTAGATATCAATGATGTTCTCCACCAGCAGGTTCCGCTGCAGTCCATATACCCCATGACGGTCCAGGATAACTTCATGTCGACAGGTTGGGCACCTAAATCTACCTCCAGAAATCATGGTACCTCGACCCTGCCAATATGGATTAGCAGCCTAAAAAAAGCACACACATACGTGAATCTACAAAATCACAAGCTCACACATTAGCACCATAGAAAACTGACTGTAATATTATACCTactcatcatttttaaaaataatgtcaaATGATGTCTTCTTAAAGTTTCTGCTTTAAAAAAATTTATTCAGTTAAAAGTTTATTAAATTTTATATTAAAGTGGTCGCCCTCAGCCTGAACGATCATTCCTATATTATATCAGTTACTTTATTTGAAATATATACTTAATTAATTATAAGATTCTTTGGGGTTGTGAACAGTGTTAAAGAATTGAAATTCTGCTTTGCTTCACATCTTTCTGTTTTGAGCACCTTTTGTGCAGAGGGCACTTGGTTCAGGTTCATTTTCATGTTTAGTCTAGCTGGTCTCGAGCTTCAGTTCAGTTGTTGCAACTGGTTTCAGTGGCCCTGGGCTGAGGAAAGGGGAAGAAATTAAACTGGGGCTCCCACTGGAATTTGCTCATGCATAGGCATCAGTACATGGCAGACCTAAATTTGGTAAGTGTACTTTCGAGTGTCAAACAGCCAGTTGACCTTCATTGTCAAGATTGGTGTTGGTGAGGTATGGGAAAGCGGGATCAACAAGCAAAACTCCGACTTTTATTTGTATAGCACACATATCAAGGTACAAACATTCCATGGCGTTTCATGGGGACCACACCAAACTATACTTGACACCAAGCCACTGATGGAGATATTACACCAATCAAGTTACTGTAACCCAGCAAAGGGGTCAGAGTTTTCCAAAGAAAGTTTGAGAGGAGTTAGGCATTTCCAAATATTACAGTCTCTGAAAGTTTGGAACACTGAAAAGAAACCCCAGTTTGAATGGACCCAGCTTAATAACACTAACCTGGAATACATCATTGGCACATTTTCTGCATAGATTGTGTTGGCAAGGCAGGATCACAACTGGCTTTTCAAACATTTCGAGACAAATTGGGCAGATCAGTTGCTTCTCCAGCGTCTCCATCGTACTGGGTTGTCGAATAATGTTCGGCTGGAAATCCATCTCCAAATATAGTGCGCACCACTTAAAAACCTGCTGAGTTGCGTTGCCTTTTTCCTCTCCCTGTCGCTGTCGTTGCTTTCAGTCAAATTCCTTGTTAGTATCCtcttcagaagagattcactggAGCTCAGGCGTTGTGATAAGATTACTCCTTGTTCCTtttctgtctgtgcacgacaGCTCATGTCCTTTTTATAAAGGTTTCCAGTGTCACATGATAGCTGGGGTCggggaggtgggggatgggggaacaTAGTCCTCAACATAACTTCTCCCATATTAGAAACTTGCAACGTGAAACTGAGAACAAGCAGGACCTGGAGATGCAGTCACATGTGACACTCAGCAAAACAACTTACAcagaaataataaataaaaataaagttgcTAAACATTTTACATAACTGCCAATAGATCAAGGTGAGTAGAAAACATCTTGTCCAAAATGTCCAACAAAAACAATTTTGTTTTCATAGTGCATCAAGGGAATTTTGAAAGAGCTTTAACAGGACAATCATGTAGATAATCATGGAcgctgagagtgagggagaaaggCATCAGAAAGTTTGTGTAGGTGTTGGTTATCTGGAGACTGTTGAAAGCAGGAAGGGCGGTTGTGAAGAAATGCAATCTTTTGGGGATGGGGAAACTCTCAGAGCAGGGGGATGTGATAGTGAAAGAGTAGAATGTAGTGACTAGCAGCCAGGAGTGAAATGGAGAATTGGTCTAGGTGGGTTTGCCTTGTTTTAATGTTTCTAGTCGGTGCATCTAGAGTTATTGTCAATGTGGCTGATATTGAAGAAAACACAAATCCTTTCCACTTATCAGTTGCAACGATTCTGCAGCTGTTGAATGTAAGATATGTAGTAAATTCTGGTCTTGTCAACAACACTGAAACCCAAGACTTAATTTTGTAAAGACTAGTAGATCTAAGCCCTGGGGTTTCCTCTGAATATTTGCCCACTACCTGAAATGTGTTCATGACAATTTTGTGGCTTAAACATTGGACATAAGTGGGTCATGAGCACAACTCGAATAATGTTCAGATTCTCATCAATCTTAGTAAACATCGAAACTGTCCAAACAGATGTCCACCCACAACACTTGCAACA
Proteins encoded:
- the LOC132830168 gene encoding E3 ubiquitin-protein ligase TRIM63-like: MDFQPNIIRQPSTMETLEKQLICPICLEMFEKPVVILPCQHNLCRKCANDVFQAANPYWQGRGTMISGGRFRCPTCRHEVILDRHGVYGLQRNLLVENIIDIYKEEGISKPLKKGNQPMCEEHEDEKINIYCISCQVPTCSMCKVFGAHKDCEVAPLQNVFQQQKTELTDRIAMLMAGNDRVQVIVDQLEETCKSIEENSKHQKHKLMEQFDKLYTILEQRKDDMLQSITKEQEDRVTFIKDLIRQHKEHLETSSKLIENAIQFMEEPGIATFLVNAKKLLEKIIGASRTSHIPEYEDGFENMDQFSVDLEMAEETLKNIRFGTDEEEVEEEVETEEEDVVEDQADDQQ